Within Trichoderma atroviride chromosome 2, complete sequence, the genomic segment AGTAAATTGACAACGGCGGCAGGTCGCTGTTAGGTCTATGTTTCGCGCAGCTCGATATAATGATAATCTCAACCTCTGTCTAATTCGAaattgagaagaagcacaacACTGCGACATGCTAATGATTGTCTCTCTTGCATTTGTCTTGCTGATATTCGATCGCCTTCGTAAATACAAAGACACTGGAAACACGCTTTTGGTCTCACAGTAATCATCCTTCTACCTCTCACGCTAGCCTGCCTTAGATTCTACAGTGACGAAATTCAGAATCATGTTTTGCCTCTGACGTACTTCTCCGCATTCAAGGCCTCTGCTCTACCCCTCAAATAACTGTTGCTGCCAATATGGAACTATACATTCCAATAGATAAAATTGTGAAATGACTCTTCTTTGTTCGCTCAAATGCACTATATCAAGATAATTATAAGCTCTCCATCTTATTGTTACAATTAAGAAACCAATGCGCGGCATCTTGTACAACGCATTCATCAGAACATCCAACTTCGGACATCGTCTTGATAAAAGAATAATCCGAACAATGTCTACTCATTACGATGCCGTAATTATCGGCTCAGGCCAAGGCGGTACGCCTTTGAGCACTACATTTGCGCAAGCCAAACATAAAACAGCGCTGATTGAAAGTTCACATGTTGGTGGTTGTTGTATCAATGAAGGATGTACTCCGACCAAAACATTGATTGCTTCTGGACGGGCTGCATATCTTACTCGGCGCGGACCACAATATGGCATATATAGCAGCAACAACTCTGACGCTACTAACAACGAAGTCCGGGTCAATATGGAAACTGTGAGGCAACGCAAACGCGACATCGTCAACAGCTTCCGGTCTGGAAGTGAGCGCAGAGTCCGAGAAGCTGGAGTGGATTTGATCATGGGGACAGCATCCTTTAAAGATGAGCGCACGATTGAGGTGCTCGGTGCAGATGGCGTCCAGAAGGCCCTTACTGCCGATCGTATCTTCATTTGCAGTGGAGAGCGCCCAGCGATACCAGCAATAGATGGGTTCAATCCTGATTCGTTTCCGCCAGATGTCATCCTGGACTCGACCTCTGTTCAAGAGCTTGGAGTGGTTCCGTCGCATCTGGTGGTTATCGGAGGAGGATATATCGGCCTCGAGTTTGGTCAACTTTTCCGCCGATTGGGCGCCGCCGTTACAATTATACAGCGAGGTGAACAATTAGTTCCTCGTGAAGATTCCGAAGTGGCCGAGTCAATGCTcaatatattaaaagaagacggcatcCAAGTTTTACTTCAAGCGACCCCTGCAGCAATTCGTGCTACTAGCAGTCAGGATCCAGCTACAGCTGTCGAAGTATCAGTCGCAGTTCCAAGCCAAGACAGGCCATCTAAGCTCTCGGCCtcccatcttctcttcgctgccGGTCGTACGCCTAACACCGACAAATTGAATCTAGCTGCGGCAGGCATCGATACTACTTCTCGTGGTCACGTTGTTACCGATACACAGCTGCGCACTACTAACCCCCGTGTATGGGCACTTGGCGATGTCAAAGGCGGACCTGCCTTCACACATGTATCATACGATGATTTCCGCCTGTTGTGTACCAACTTACTGGAGAATGGAACACTCACCACCACAGACCGAATCATACCTTATGTTGTCTATACGGATCCGCAGCTGGGCCACGTTGGTCTACACGAGCATGAAGCCCGCGCCAAATTTCCTGGACGGAAGATTCAGGTTGCTAGCATGCCAATGTCTTACGTTGCTCGGGCACTGGAGACGGACGAGTCCAGAGGAATGATGAAAGCAGTCATTGATGCTGAGTCGCAGCAGATTCTTGGATTTACGTGTTTGGGGATTGAGGGAGGCGAAATAATGAGCCAGGTACAGATGGCGATGATAGGAAAAGTCAAGTGGCCAGCTCTGAGCAATGCTATATGGGCGCATCCGTCACTAGCCGAGAGCTTGAACAATGTCTGGGGGTTTCTGAAATAGATGAACAAATTTGCACGATTTACCTCTTTTTACTACAAAAATTCACACAAGTATGGTGCCCTATCTGGATCATTCTGCTGGCATTTCCTGCTCCCCAAATCAGGAATCCGGCGTCTAGAAGCTGTAGATAATTAATTACATAAGGGATCAAATGCAAGATCAAATCACAACGAGGAAGCCAATCGCGAAATTACGTCACATTGACCTATAAATCCGACTCTGAGCGCTGCAAAGGCGGGTTATTGAAGGCTCGCGTCCATTATATCCGAATCCAGCGACTTTGCAACATCGCGCGCTCGGGCGGAGATAAGGCCATAGAATGAATTCGAAGCCAGATAGCTGGATCATAAAAAGGCTTCAACTCTCTATGCAAGCTATCAAATTCACTCCTGACCATCAGTTAATACATACTTATTACTTCTGCCGAAGCATATCATCGACGCAGTAGTACGAACCCGCACTTATCATCAAACATGGCCGACCTCGAGAAAGTCAACCGCGAGACCAACGCCGCACAATTCGTCGAATATATCACGCCCCGCCGCAACTTATATCCCTCCATTGATCCCACCAAAGCCAATCTAGCTGGGAAATCTGTTCTCGTCGCCGGCGCCTCAAAGGGCATTGGCAAGGCCACTGCCATCGCCTTTGCAACTGCCGGCTGCTCCAAGATTGCAATTGCGGCGCGTTCAGGACTAGATGAAGTTACAAAGGCCGTTAAAGATGCTGCGGCTAACGAAGGTCGACCAGAGCCTTTGGTGCTAAGCTTGTCGATGGATGTAACATCGGAAGAGTCAGTGAAagccgctgctggagccgTCGCTGAAAAATTCTCCGGGTCCCTCGATATTCTAATCTGCAATGCTGGCTACTTGGAGCAGTGGTTCCCAATCGCCGAGACCCAGCCTGATGACTGGTGGAGGTCATGGGAAGTCAATGTCAAGGGCACATATCTGTGCCATCGGTTCTTCATCCCACTTTTGCTCAAATCGCAGACAAAAACGATTATAAATTGCAACAGCATTGGTGGGCATAGAGTCATGCCGGGCGCTTCTAGCTACCAGACCGCCAAGTTTGCGCTCGCCCGGTTCTCTGAATTTGCAGATACGGAGTACTATCAGCAGGGGTTGATTGCTATCAATGTACATCCTGGAAGCGTTCCCACGGAACTGGCGCTTAATATGCCTGAGTACATGCACAAAGCCCTGATTGATCCGCCAGAGCTAGCAGCTCACACGTTTGTCTGGCTGGCTAAAGAGAGGCGTGCATGGTTGTCTGGTCGATTTATCAGCGTATGCTGGGACATGGAGgagctcgagaagaagaaagacgagATTCTCCAGAAGAATGCACTCAAATTTCGCATAGTGCTATAACTGAGAAAGGGTAGTCGTTGATGGGTCAAGGGATGATAGATCCAGGAAAGCTATTTAGTTATAGTCATTTATGGATATGTTAGACTTGCATGGTGTCGCAACAGAGCGCCCGAGCGCCCCTGTTGTGAAGTTCAAAGACGCTCGGTGCAAGGTTACCTGAATAATCACTCTAAATACTATAAATCAATGTACCTAATGGATTTAGAATGCTTACTTTGCTGCTCACTTCTACCGCGTACATTAGCATGTAAGCGTTTATAACTGCCGATCTCGTTCATGAGCGCCTAAGCTAAAACATCGTGAGCGGCAGTTGCTTTCCCATATGGCAGGTAAAACTGCTCTGAACTGGAAGAAGTCACTTATCTCTGTTTCAAAAAGTTATTGGGAACACTAAAGGGTTCTAGCAATAGAAGAGTAAAAATTAATGCACCATTTTACAAAAAGCTCCGGCATTGAGGATAATCTACAGCACGAATACATGTCTAAGAAATTACAGCGCATGATTAGCGTCCAAGATTTTAAGCGAGTTGCAAACTTTAGTGGTCTGTCAAAAGTCCGGCTGTATTCAGCATGGTTGAGTGACCATTTATCCACAGAATAGGGAAGGACGGATAAACAGGGTGCAACTACGTTGAAAGGCCACTGGCCAAACTGAACGCAAGCTGGTTTGGGAGTAAGTGACAGACAAGTCCAAGATACTATAAAACCATTTGTGGAAACTAAACAGCCGCCTTTTCCCATAGTAAATCGCGGATACTAGTCTTAATAATGATAAAGGCCTATAGGAAAACTACCGTCGTGTAAAACGCTCAATGCCATCACTGGACCCCTGGCAATGCAGTGGATTATGAATTGCGTAAATGCAGTGAAATATCACTCAATGAGGAGACAGCAGATTGCGTGATACTTCCAATATTTCCCACCATTTCTCTGTCACTCGTCGCATGTTGTAAGTTTTTGTCTCTAGTGATAGTATTCTACCATCTCGGTATAATTCTCGGCCGACATTTCTCTTCGTAGAATTGTATGATGCATTGGAAACGTATGAGTATAAAGATGGGCTTCATCTGCTTGTTcgaatctcttcatctcagccGCTGCATCCTGAAAGGCAACCATCGCATCACCTAGGTGGTGGCTAGAATCATGAAGCTCCTAGCAACTCTGGCTCTCCTGGCGCCTCTGGTGGCATCGCGCTCTCTAGAAACAGACTCACCAAGTCCACGTACGACTAAAGTCAGTTACGATGGGCACCATCTTTACAGAATAAGAGCTGCGGACcagaaagaagctgaatTTCTCACGAAACGATTTGCCACGTACCATACAGAGGTCACTTCTCGTGGATTCGAGGTCATTATTCCGCCCAATGAAGTCCGCAGTTTCAACGAACTAGGACTCAATGCTCGTCTACTGAGTGATGACATTGGATCACAAATCCGGGATGAAAGCAAGACGCCAACTTACAAGCGCTCACTACACAAAGTTGGCGAGCTACCAGATTTGAGCTGGTATGATTCATATCATGCGTATGACGATCACCTCCAATACTGGGATGACCTATTGGCTGCCTTTCCAAGGAATTCTAAAAAGTATGATATTGGTTCTTCGTACGAGAACCGTACCATATATGCTTTCCACTTCTTTGGCGATAAGGGCATCAAGGGAGATAAGCCCATCATTTTGTGGCATTCCACGGTCCACGCAAGAGAATGGATTACAACATTGGTATATTTGCCCCGCATCCTATACATTCTATACAATCTAATAGGAAGTTTTCAGGTAATCGAATACTGGGCGTGGCAGCTCATTAACGGACACAAATCAAGGAACTCAGATATAACGAGAATCCTCGACTACTATGACTTCTGGCTTGTTCCATTTCACAATCCCGATGGTAAGTAGAGTCTTGAGTTAATAGCCTCTTACAAAATGCTAATACCGTTCCTGTCTACCCCACGCAGGCTTCTACTATACTCAAACCACTGATCGTATGTGGAGGAAGAATCGCCTGCCTCGCAGCAACACTACCTGTGTTGGAACAGATCTCAACCGTAACTGGAAATTTGAGTGGGGTGGTGAGCCAGGCACGGGAGCCGCATCTACAGATCCATGCGATGAAACTTTCCAGGGTCTGAGCCCGGGTGATACCCCTGAAAATATCGTGTTATCAGGCCTCTCAGACAAACTAGGAGCATCACGGAAGGGAATTCGATCATACATTGACCTTCACAGTTATGGCCAAAAGATTTTAACGCCACCCGGATGGACATGCAACACCTCTCAGTACCCAGCTACGCTTCCTCGGATGCTTGATGTTGCAGAGGGTTTTGCTAATGCTGTACAAGCATTCGACAGCCGCAATGAAACATACCAGTATGGAGCAGGCTGTGATATTGAGTATTATTCGGCTGGTAATGGCCGTGACCACCATTACGGCGCTTATGGCGCGGATCACTCTTGGACTCTAGAATTAGATCCAGTGACATCTAGCCAAGGTGGCTTTGTCCTGCCTCCAGCAAATATTTGGCCTGTTGTCCAGGAACAGTGGGCGGGAGtgctctggctgctcaaTAACGTTTGGTTCAATTAGTCGACattatgaagaagagaatataGAACATTAAATACGCTTTCATTGATTTGACCAATGGACCGTATTTGACATGCTCCTCTTTGGAAcgtaaaaaagaaacattaGTACCGGCGTATaatttcttcatcatctgtcgGGTTATCATTTAATGACGTATATTTGACTTGACCTTCACAGGTTTCAACGGCTTATAGATGCTAAAGAGGCATTCTCTATCATGCAGTTTTGGCTGTTGAATACATGACATTATTCACTGGATAAAGTAGCGTATTAGCAATCGCAACCAACTCGGCTGCTAGTCTATTTCCTAGCCCATCATATCGTCGCAAACGACTACTTAACATCAGTGCGGGTACGGATTACCTAACGCTCGCAATACTGCATTCTCGTTGAACTTGCGGGGTAGATTCTAACTATTGCAACATACACAGAGGACTGGCCATACCGACGGCAGTGTTGAGACGCACCTCGTGGGGAGGTGTTTTCTCAAATTTAGCACGGATTATTGTATCTAGATCTCCGTTCGGTTGTTGGCCAGAGCCGTAAAAATGTTGCCACcgcattctcttctcccatctaGGATGCTTATAAGGTCTTTGTTGGTGGCCGGGGTTACTAGCCACCCGTTGCTGCTTACTCCCGGGCTGTCCATCCTGAACTTTCTATCTAAACCGCGAGGCCCTCTCTTCAACATGGAGAGAAACCGTATCTTGCATACTATACTGAAAAACCTTCTGTATAACCACTTCTGCGCAGGAGAAAACGCCCGTGAAGTGAAAGCTACGATCCAAAACATAAAGAATATGGGATTCCGCGGCGTAATCTTGACTTACGCCAAGGAAACCTCAGGGAAGTCTTCCAGCGAGAAGGATTTGTCCAATGATGAGTCAAAAGGTGTTGACAGCGAGACTATGGCTTGGCATCAAGGCGTATTACAAACTGTCAGGATGATCGGCGATGGCGACTTTTTGGCATTAAAGTAAGATTTTCCCTCTTCAATGCAAATAGTATCCTAACAAATTTGGGGCAACAGATTAACTGGAGCTGGGGAAGCGGTAACCACTGCTCTTTCTTCTGGAAAACCTCTTCCTGAACAGATGGAGAGCGCTCTGCTCGATGTCTGCGATGAAGCAATTAGTCGCCACGTAAATGTGTTCTTAGATGCAGAGCAGCACCATGTTCAACCAGGCATAGACGAAGTTGCTTTAAATCTGATGCGCCGTTATAACCGAGGTGGCGTAGCTGTCGTATTCAACACGTACCAAGGCTATTTAAAGTCAACGCCACGAATCCTTCTTGATCATTTACATAAGGCGAGGGAAGAACAGTTCGTTATCGGCATTAAATTGGTCCGCGGCGCATATATGAGCACGGAGCCTCGTCATCTCATACAAGATACAAAAGAAGGGACAGACATATCTTACGACAGTATTGCCGAGGGCCTTATTCAAGGGAAATATGCGGATTGGACACAAGACGAGGCTTTCAACTCTCCGAAACTGGAGCTATTTCTTGCAACTCATAACCTCCCAAGTACTCTCAAGGCACAACAGCTGCAAAAATCCCGAATGCATGCCCAATTACCTCTCATTCGAATTCAATATGGCCAATTACTAGGAATGGCAGATGAAGTAAGCTTGACACTTCTTCAGATGAATAG encodes:
- a CDS encoding uncharacterized protein (EggNog:ENOG41), whose amino-acid sequence is MRGILYNAFIRTSNFGHRLDKRIIRTMSTHYDAVIIGSGQGGTPLSTTFAQAKHKTALIESSHVGGCCINEGCTPTKTLIASGRAAYLTRRGPQYGIYSSNNSDATNNEVRVNMETVRQRKRDIVNSFRSGSERRVREAGVDLIMGTASFKDERTIEVLGADGVQKALTADRIFICSGERPAIPAIDGFNPDSFPPDVILDSTSVQELGVVPSHLVVIGGGYIGLEFGQLFRRLGAAVTIIQRGEQLVPREDSEVAESMLNILKEDGIQVLLQATPAAIRATSSQDPATAVEVSVAVPSQDRPSKLSASHLLFAAGRTPNTDKLNLAAAGIDTTSRGHVVTDTQLRTTNPRVWALGDVKGGPAFTHVSYDDFRLLCTNLLENGTLTTTDRIIPYVVYTDPQLGHVGLHEHEARAKFPGRKIQVASMPMSYVARALETDESRGMMKAVIDAESQQILGFTCLGIEGGEIMSQVQMAMIGKVKWPALSNAIWAHPSLAESLNNVWGFLK
- a CDS encoding uncharacterized protein (EggNog:ENOG41), producing the protein MADLEKVNRETNAAQFVEYITPRRNLYPSIDPTKANLAGKSVLVAGASKGIGKATAIAFATAGCSKIAIAARSGLDEVTKAVKDAAANEGRPEPLVLSLSMDVTSEESVKAAAGAVAEKFSGSLDILICNAGYLEQWFPIAETQPDDWWRSWEVNVKGTYLCHRFFIPLLLKSQTKTIINCNSIGGHRVMPGASSYQTAKFALARFSEFADTEYYQQGLIAINVHPGSVPTELALNMPEYMHKALIDPPELAAHTFVWLAKERRAWLSGRFISVCWDMEELEKKKDEILQKNALKFRIVL
- a CDS encoding uncharacterized protein (EggNog:ENOG41~SECRETED:SignalP(1-16)~MEROPS:MER0003908): MKLLATLALLAPLVASRSLETDSPSPRTTKVSYDGHHLYRIRAADQKEAEFLTKRFATYHTEVTSRGFEVIIPPNEVRSFNELGLNARLLSDDIGSQIRDESKTPTYKRSLHKVGELPDLSWYDSYHAYDDHLQYWDDLLAAFPRNSKKYDIGSSYENRTIYAFHFFGDKGIKGDKPIILWHSTVHAREWITTLVIEYWAWQLINGHKSRNSDITRILDYYDFWLVPFHNPDGFYYTQTTDRMWRKNRLPRSNTTCVGTDLNRNWKFEWGGEPGTGAASTDPCDETFQGLSPGDTPENIVLSGLSDKLGASRKGIRSYIDLHSYGQKILTPPGWTCNTSQYPATLPRMLDVAEGFANAVQAFDSRNETYQYGAGCDIEYYSAGNGRDHHYGAYGADHSWTLELDPVTSSQGGFVLPPANIWPVVQEQWAGVLWLLNNVWFN
- a CDS encoding uncharacterized protein (TransMembrane:1 (o12-39i)), which gives rise to MLPPHSLLPSRMLIRSLLVAGVTSHPLLLTPGLSILNFLSKPRGPLFNMERNRILHTILKNLLYNHFCAGENAREVKATIQNIKNMGFRGVILTYAKETSGKSSSEKDLSNDESKGVDSETMAWHQGVLQTVRMIGDGDFLALKLTGAGEAVTTALSSGKPLPEQMESALLDVCDEAISRHVNVFLDAEQHHVQPGIDEVALNLMRRYNRGGVAVVFNTYQGYLKSTPRILLDHLHKAREEQFVIGIKLVRGAYMSTEPRHLIQDTKEGTDISYDSIAEGLIQGKYADWTQDEAFNSPKLELFLATHNLPSTLKAQQLQKSRMHAQLPLIRIQYGQLLGMADEVSLTLLQMNREDTSGKRFAATEVYKCLTWGTLNDCIFYLLRRANENKDAVTRTLAEYRALKREVLRRMTNIFSS